From a single Sulfolobus sp. E5-1-F genomic region:
- the rgy gene encoding reverse gyrase, whose product MTSIEKVPPSIYTGSCPNCGGNISSQRLFSGSVCESCLKEDREFSNLSDLINILYENNNLKNLTHLYDILEEYKKVEEIFSKLLNNSKPIGPQRSWIIRFLRGESFAIIAPPGLGKTTFGLIMSLYNATHNKKSIIIFPTRTLISQTIDKLAKFSESYSYSPRILYNKQSSTQTENVLEQLKSGDFDIFVSTSRYVIQNLSELSNVKFDFIFVDDVDAALKSGKSAKAILRLVGFTDEDIQTTMKLLRENIGDEEKFGKIQEIRENKLKDKIVIFSSATISRGNPILSSLMGFRPGSSVIYLRNIYDSYIDLTQTCKEQDVDECTLGTVIRVLKRLNDGTLVFVPIDKGVQYAEYLASNLRDHGINAESVVSSSISKLEKFERGEVGTLVGVATHYGVLVRGIDLPWRVKYSVFVGIPKFKFKIGEYMHPLALTRLLSLAYLVKNDDKIKGLLSYIRKKLRRISPAALSMLARDIREGRIDDERLKEAYSLVNEYLKDKEFLKKISDVGDLVIEGDYILMPDYLTYIQASGRTSRLYGANLTTGLSVLLIDNSKLFELLNKKLNLILDEVKWYPLDVDADKLGQVNLDGILTKIAEERENLSKMKKEGSVQSSALNVKTTLFIVESPNKAKTISNFFSKPSTRSYGKLRVYETVLGDRILIVAASGGHIYDLITEDENKRHNDNYVYGVLVEDSKFVPIYSTIKKCEKGHQIVKDLSENKCPICGSKIVTDKTEVVDILRKLALEADEVLIGTDPDTEGEKIAWDIYLAIRPFNSNIKRAEFHEVTRRAILNAIKNPREFNDNLVKSQIVRRIEDRWIGFKLSRKLQTDFWEQHCKSISKEETECKENRNLSAGRVQTPVLDWVVNRYQKYNESKKKYLIIESEDKSIFPFSILALKKNGLSKKNQIFIQLFDINTKEEEFGPLPPYTTDTLLSDAANLLRIPASDTMRIAQDLFELGLITYHRTDSTRISNVGISVAESYLKSKQVDVSKIFRPRSWGEGGAHEAIRPTRPLDETMLKASIEQGDLELSKQLTFNHFRVYNLIFRRFITSQLPPLIVTKQIIKIRAYTDDNAELDLDEGTKELVIGYRLKEGDEYRQALQDAIYATFKLYQPIDEKMKGKELIGKVTGTLNKSDVQLYTEGELISEMKSKQIGRPSTYAVIISTLKKRRYIIESKNLKKIIPTKLGIAVNEYLMENYKQIVSETRTVKLLEKMNEVEEGKVDYLVLLKELYNEIQTIS is encoded by the coding sequence TTGACGAGCATAGAGAAAGTCCCTCCCTCAATATATACTGGATCATGTCCTAATTGTGGAGGAAATATATCATCCCAGAGACTATTTAGTGGTTCTGTATGCGAATCGTGCTTAAAGGAGGATAGAGAATTTAGCAATTTATCTGACCTGATTAATATTCTTTATGAAAATAATAATCTGAAAAATCTTACTCATTTATATGATATATTGGAAGAGTATAAGAAAGTCGAAGAAATATTCAGTAAATTGTTAAATAACTCGAAACCCATAGGTCCTCAAAGGTCATGGATAATAAGATTCTTAAGGGGAGAAAGCTTTGCAATAATAGCACCTCCCGGTCTAGGTAAGACAACCTTTGGTCTAATAATGTCCCTATACAATGCTACTCATAATAAGAAATCAATCATTATTTTTCCAACTAGAACTTTAATATCACAGACGATAGATAAATTGGCGAAATTTTCTGAATCATACTCGTATTCACCTAGAATACTTTATAATAAGCAGTCTTCTACTCAGACAGAGAACGTATTAGAGCAACTTAAGAGTGGGGATTTTGACATATTTGTTTCTACCAGTAGATACGTTATTCAGAATCTATCTGAATTGTCAAATGTAAAGTTTGACTTTATTTTTGTGGATGATGTAGACGCTGCGTTAAAATCTGGAAAGAGTGCTAAGGCAATACTTCGACTGGTAGGGTTTACTGATGAAGATATCCAAACAACTATGAAGCTACTTAGAGAAAATATAGGAGACGAAGAGAAATTCGGAAAAATTCAAGAAATTAGGGAAAATAAATTAAAGGACAAGATAGTAATTTTCTCCTCTGCAACCATTAGTAGAGGAAATCCAATTCTCTCATCACTAATGGGCTTTAGGCCCGGGAGTTCCGTAATATATCTAAGGAATATTTATGACTCCTACATTGATCTGACTCAAACTTGTAAGGAGCAGGATGTTGATGAGTGCACGCTCGGTACCGTTATTAGAGTTCTTAAAAGGCTTAATGATGGTACTTTGGTTTTTGTGCCTATTGATAAAGGTGTTCAATATGCTGAGTATTTAGCTTCAAATTTAAGAGACCATGGGATAAATGCCGAATCTGTTGTGTCATCTTCCATTTCAAAATTAGAGAAATTTGAGAGGGGTGAGGTAGGAACTTTAGTTGGCGTAGCAACTCATTACGGAGTTTTAGTTAGGGGAATAGACTTACCTTGGAGGGTAAAATATTCAGTCTTCGTAGGTATTCCAAAATTTAAGTTTAAAATTGGTGAATATATGCATCCATTGGCGTTAACTAGACTACTAAGCTTAGCATACTTAGTTAAGAATGATGACAAAATAAAGGGTTTACTTAGTTACATTCGTAAGAAGTTAAGAAGAATTAGCCCAGCAGCTTTATCGATGTTAGCTAGGGATATAAGAGAAGGAAGGATAGATGATGAGAGGCTAAAGGAAGCGTATAGTTTAGTGAATGAATATCTAAAAGATAAAGAGTTTTTGAAAAAAATATCTGATGTTGGAGATTTGGTAATAGAAGGGGATTATATACTAATGCCAGACTATCTAACTTATATTCAAGCTAGTGGCAGAACATCTAGGCTTTATGGTGCTAATTTAACTACTGGTCTTTCAGTATTATTAATAGATAATTCTAAATTATTTGAGTTGCTTAATAAAAAACTAAATTTAATTTTGGATGAAGTAAAATGGTATCCGTTAGATGTCGATGCAGATAAGCTTGGACAAGTTAATTTAGATGGTATTTTGACTAAAATAGCTGAAGAAAGAGAGAATTTGAGTAAAATGAAGAAAGAAGGAAGTGTACAATCATCTGCTCTTAATGTTAAGACAACTTTATTTATAGTTGAATCTCCTAACAAGGCTAAAACTATTTCGAACTTCTTTTCAAAACCATCTACAAGATCATATGGTAAGCTCAGAGTTTATGAGACAGTACTTGGAGATAGGATCCTAATTGTAGCTGCTAGTGGGGGGCATATTTATGATCTAATAACAGAGGATGAAAATAAAAGACATAATGACAATTATGTATATGGAGTCTTAGTAGAAGATAGTAAATTTGTTCCAATTTATTCTACTATAAAGAAATGCGAAAAGGGTCATCAGATAGTAAAGGATCTAAGCGAGAATAAATGTCCTATTTGTGGATCTAAAATAGTTACTGATAAGACAGAAGTAGTAGATATATTGAGGAAATTAGCTCTTGAAGCTGATGAGGTTCTTATAGGAACCGATCCCGATACTGAAGGAGAGAAAATTGCTTGGGATATATATTTGGCTATTCGACCATTTAATAGTAATATAAAGAGAGCGGAATTTCATGAGGTTACTAGAAGAGCAATACTTAATGCAATAAAGAATCCAAGAGAATTTAACGATAATTTAGTTAAATCGCAAATTGTAAGAAGGATTGAAGATAGATGGATTGGGTTTAAATTATCACGAAAACTGCAAACTGACTTTTGGGAACAACACTGTAAATCTATTTCTAAGGAAGAAACGGAATGTAAAGAAAATCGTAATCTGAGTGCGGGTAGAGTTCAAACTCCGGTATTAGATTGGGTAGTCAATAGATACCAAAAATATAACGAAAGTAAGAAAAAGTACCTTATTATAGAGTCTGAAGATAAGTCAATCTTTCCCTTTAGTATATTAGCTTTAAAGAAGAATGGTTTATCTAAGAAAAATCAGATATTTATACAACTATTTGACATAAATACAAAAGAAGAAGAGTTTGGTCCCTTACCACCATATACTACAGATACGCTACTATCCGATGCTGCTAATCTTTTAAGAATCCCTGCATCAGATACCATGAGAATTGCTCAAGACCTTTTCGAACTAGGTTTGATAACTTACCATAGAACTGACAGTACTAGGATATCTAATGTTGGTATAAGTGTAGCAGAAAGTTATCTTAAGTCCAAACAGGTTGATGTTTCTAAGATATTTAGACCAAGATCTTGGGGAGAAGGAGGTGCACATGAAGCTATCAGGCCCACTAGACCCTTAGATGAAACGATGTTAAAAGCGTCAATAGAGCAAGGAGATTTGGAACTCTCAAAACAATTAACTTTTAATCATTTTAGAGTATATAATTTAATATTTAGAAGGTTCATTACTAGTCAACTGCCGCCATTAATAGTAACTAAACAGATAATTAAAATAAGGGCGTATACTGATGATAATGCTGAACTGGACTTAGATGAGGGTACGAAGGAGCTTGTTATTGGGTATAGGCTAAAGGAAGGGGATGAGTATAGACAAGCGCTTCAAGATGCTATATATGCTACATTTAAGCTTTATCAACCTATTGACGAAAAAATGAAAGGAAAAGAACTTATTGGTAAGGTAACAGGTACGTTAAATAAGAGTGATGTACAGTTATATACCGAAGGAGAGTTAATAAGTGAGATGAAAAGTAAACAGATCGGAAGACCGAGTACGTATGCAGTTATAATCTCTACGTTAAAGAAAAGGAGATACATTATAGAATCTAAAAATTTGAAGAAAATAATACCAACCAAATTAGGTATTGCAGTTAATGAGTACCTTATGGAAAATTATAAACAAATAGTATCTGAGACACGAACTGTGAAATTACTCGAAAAGATGAACGAGGTAGAGGAGGGTAAAGTTGATTATTTAGTACTCTTAAAAGAATTATATAATGAAATACAAACAATTAGTTAA
- a CDS encoding 2,3-bisphosphoglycerate-independent phosphoglycerate mutase, giving the protein MKQYKILLIIADGLGDRPLSKLNGLTPLEAAHKPAISDLLKNSMTGLMDPISPGVIPGSDTSHLSIFGLDPHVYYRGRGAFEALGAGAVLNHGDVAFRGNFATVNNDLVVVDRRAGRKFEEGEELVKELNEKIKEVNGVKVRFYKGTEHRIAVVLSGKGISDKVSDTDPHYNGLKVLESKPLEDSIEAQRTAEIVNILTRKVFDVLNSSEVNKRRIERGEKPANIVLLRGAAHYVKLPSFSSYTKLKAAAVSATALIKGICRELGMSVATPPGATGGIDTDYNAKAKAAIELLKENDFVFLHIKATDAASHDGLVEEKIKAIERIDGVIGTIVDNVGTDNLILMFTGDHATPVEVKEHSGDPVPVLLYVPYPIVNDNVRDFNEKEARKGSLRIRGLDVTNILLNYSNRAEKYGA; this is encoded by the coding sequence ATGAAACAATATAAGATTCTTTTAATAATTGCAGATGGCTTAGGAGACAGACCATTATCTAAACTAAATGGGTTAACTCCACTAGAAGCTGCCCATAAACCAGCCATAAGTGATTTACTTAAAAATTCAATGACTGGCTTGATGGATCCAATATCGCCTGGCGTAATTCCAGGAAGCGATACTTCACATCTATCAATATTTGGTCTAGATCCACACGTATATTATAGAGGAAGAGGAGCTTTCGAGGCATTGGGAGCTGGTGCTGTGCTAAATCATGGGGATGTTGCATTTAGAGGAAATTTCGCTACCGTGAACAATGATCTAGTAGTAGTTGATAGAAGAGCGGGTAGGAAGTTTGAAGAAGGAGAGGAGTTAGTAAAGGAATTAAATGAAAAAATTAAGGAGGTAAATGGCGTAAAGGTTAGATTTTATAAGGGAACAGAACATAGAATAGCAGTAGTATTATCCGGGAAAGGAATAAGTGATAAGGTTAGTGACACTGATCCTCACTATAATGGTTTGAAGGTTCTTGAAAGTAAACCATTAGAAGATTCTATCGAAGCTCAGAGAACCGCTGAGATTGTCAATATTCTTACGCGGAAAGTTTTCGACGTCTTAAACTCCTCTGAAGTAAACAAGAGAAGAATAGAACGAGGGGAGAAGCCAGCTAATATAGTATTGCTAAGAGGGGCTGCCCATTATGTTAAGTTACCATCATTTTCAAGCTATACTAAGCTTAAAGCCGCAGCTGTTTCAGCTACAGCACTTATAAAAGGAATATGTAGAGAACTTGGCATGAGTGTTGCAACACCGCCAGGTGCTACTGGAGGTATCGATACTGATTATAACGCTAAAGCTAAAGCGGCAATAGAGTTGTTAAAGGAAAATGACTTCGTTTTTCTACACATTAAGGCTACTGACGCTGCGTCACATGATGGGCTAGTAGAGGAAAAAATAAAGGCGATAGAGAGGATAGATGGAGTAATAGGAACTATTGTGGATAATGTTGGAACGGATAATCTAATATTGATGTTTACCGGAGATCACGCTACTCCAGTAGAGGTTAAAGAACATTCGGGAGATCCAGTTCCAGTACTTCTCTACGTGCCTTATCCAATTGTAAATGACAATGTAAGAGATTTTAACGAGAAAGAGGCTAGAAAAGGAAGTCTAAGAATAAGAGGATTAGACGTAACAAATATATTGCTAAACTACTCTAATAGAGCAGAGAAATACGGTGCATGA
- a CDS encoding CDC48 family AAA ATPase: MSKTYFKRFGKMNNMSQQLKLRVVEARQRDVGRKVARITDYTMSRLGIENGDYIEITGPSGSSLAQALIGDGIADNEIRIDGYIRKSIGVGIGDEVTVKKAQVQDATKVVLAPTQPISFSQSFVEYVKDWLMDKPLSRGETISVPTYVGSIDFVVVSTQPSLSVRVTSRTSLEIRQEPVKETAAVPKVTWEDIGDLEDVKEKIREIVELPMRHPEVFQHLGIEPPKGVLLYGPPGVGKTLLARALANEIGAYFTSINGPEIMSKFYGESEQRLREIFEEAEKNAPAIIFIDEIDAIAPKREEVTGEVEKRVVAQLLTLMDGIKGRGKVIVIGATNRPDAVDPALRRPGRFDREIEIRPPDAKARKEILQVHTRNMPLAEDVDLDKISEQTHGYTGADLAALAREAAMNALRRFINERKINLEQEQIPVDVLKELKVTMQDFINAMKFIQPTLLREVYVEVPKVKWEDIGGLEEAKQQLREAVEWPLKFPEMFEKLGIRPPKGILLFGPPGTGKTMLAKAVATESGANFIAVRGPEILSKWVGESEKAVREIFRRARQTAPCVIFFDEIDSIAPMRGFTHDSGVTERIVNQLLSEMDGIQSLNRVVVIAATNRPDILDPALLRPGRFDRLIYVPPPDEKARIEILKIYTKTLPIDSSVNLEELAKKLEGYTGADIEALARETTMKVLRQKYYECLNKAKKECKDQECSDKTIKNCMSNLEIKITMQDFLDAMKIVTPSLTKADIMRYENMVKEIKRSVIG, encoded by the coding sequence ATGAGTAAGACTTATTTTAAACGTTTCGGAAAGATGAATAATATGTCCCAACAATTAAAATTGAGAGTGGTAGAAGCTAGACAAAGAGACGTCGGAAGGAAGGTTGCCAGAATAACTGATTACACTATGAGCAGATTAGGAATAGAGAACGGTGATTATATAGAGATTACTGGACCTTCAGGTTCTTCATTGGCACAAGCGTTAATAGGAGATGGAATAGCGGACAATGAGATAAGAATAGATGGTTACATTAGAAAATCCATAGGAGTGGGTATTGGAGATGAAGTTACAGTAAAGAAAGCACAAGTACAAGATGCTACCAAGGTAGTTCTGGCTCCAACACAACCTATTTCATTTAGCCAAAGTTTTGTAGAATATGTTAAAGACTGGTTAATGGATAAACCTCTAAGCAGAGGAGAAACGATTTCTGTTCCTACTTATGTTGGGTCCATAGATTTTGTAGTAGTTTCAACACAGCCCTCACTATCGGTAAGAGTTACCAGTAGAACCTCATTAGAGATAAGGCAAGAACCAGTAAAGGAAACTGCTGCAGTACCTAAGGTGACTTGGGAAGATATTGGTGACCTTGAAGATGTAAAGGAGAAAATAAGAGAAATAGTGGAACTTCCAATGAGACATCCAGAAGTTTTCCAGCATCTAGGAATAGAACCACCTAAAGGTGTATTACTGTACGGACCACCGGGAGTTGGAAAAACCTTATTGGCTAGGGCATTGGCTAATGAGATAGGTGCGTATTTCACTTCGATCAATGGACCAGAAATAATGAGTAAATTCTACGGGGAGAGTGAACAAAGACTAAGGGAAATCTTTGAGGAAGCAGAGAAAAACGCACCAGCAATAATATTCATTGATGAAATAGATGCGATTGCACCAAAGAGGGAAGAAGTTACTGGTGAGGTAGAAAAAAGAGTAGTAGCACAATTGTTGACTCTAATGGATGGAATTAAAGGAAGAGGAAAGGTAATAGTCATAGGAGCAACTAATAGACCAGATGCGGTAGATCCGGCATTAAGAAGACCAGGAAGATTTGATAGGGAAATAGAAATTAGACCACCTGACGCCAAAGCTAGAAAAGAGATTCTACAAGTACATACTAGAAATATGCCTCTAGCTGAAGATGTAGATTTAGATAAAATTTCCGAACAGACTCACGGCTACACTGGAGCTGATCTCGCAGCTCTAGCTAGAGAAGCAGCAATGAATGCCTTAAGAAGGTTCATTAATGAACGCAAAATCAATCTAGAACAAGAACAAATACCAGTAGATGTCTTAAAGGAATTAAAAGTAACGATGCAAGATTTCATTAACGCCATGAAGTTCATTCAACCAACACTCCTTAGAGAAGTATATGTAGAAGTTCCAAAAGTCAAATGGGAAGATATTGGAGGATTGGAAGAAGCTAAACAGCAACTAAGAGAGGCTGTAGAGTGGCCATTAAAATTCCCAGAAATGTTCGAAAAGCTTGGAATTAGACCACCTAAGGGTATATTGCTGTTTGGCCCACCAGGAACTGGAAAGACAATGCTGGCAAAGGCTGTGGCAACTGAGAGCGGAGCAAACTTCATAGCAGTTAGAGGACCAGAAATATTATCCAAATGGGTAGGTGAAAGTGAAAAAGCAGTTAGAGAAATATTTAGGAGGGCAAGACAAACGGCTCCTTGTGTAATATTCTTTGATGAAATAGATTCTATTGCACCTATGAGAGGCTTTACACACGATTCCGGTGTAACAGAAAGAATAGTAAATCAGTTACTATCAGAAATGGATGGAATCCAATCATTAAATAGAGTTGTAGTTATCGCTGCAACTAACAGACCAGATATTCTAGATCCAGCACTGTTAAGACCTGGTCGATTTGATAGATTAATATATGTTCCTCCACCTGACGAAAAGGCCAGAATAGAAATTCTTAAGATTTACACTAAAACACTACCTATTGATTCTAGTGTAAATCTAGAGGAGTTAGCAAAAAAACTTGAAGGATATACTGGAGCTGATATTGAGGCATTAGCTAGGGAAACCACAATGAAAGTATTAAGACAAAAGTACTATGAGTGTTTAAATAAAGCCAAAAAGGAATGTAAAGACCAAGAATGTAGTGATAAGACTATAAAGAATTGTATGAGCAATCTAGAAATAAAAATCACTATGCAAGATTTCCTAGATGCCATGAAGATTGTAACGCCTAGTCTCACTAAAGCTGATATTATGAGATATGAAAACATGGTGAAAGAAATAAAGAGATCGGTGATTGGATGA
- the spt4 gene encoding transcription elongation factor subunit Spt4 — protein MAKKSVFKACKNCKALIETDKEVCPVCGSTSFTEEWDGMIIIIASESEVAKITEAPKPWRYAIIIK, from the coding sequence ATGGCTAAGAAATCAGTCTTTAAAGCATGTAAAAATTGTAAAGCATTAATAGAGACTGATAAGGAAGTATGCCCAGTATGTGGTAGTACTAGTTTTACAGAAGAGTGGGATGGTATGATTATTATCATTGCTTCAGAGTCTGAAGTAGCTAAAATAACTGAGGCACCAAAACCATGGAGGTACGCAATAATAATAAAATAA
- a CDS encoding GTP-dependent dephospho-CoA kinase family protein, which produces MEVRNNNKINLCFTFDNLRKELSRPYGILFTNNDVFLNFVSKSIKQGSRVITVGDYVSRVLEENGIIPFLEVIDGKTKRYISQHRAIVKNKEYKVINEAGKIRFEIFEIMENILRDSEGGVVFVNGEEDLLVIPIILSAMHGDIVIYGQPNAGAVVITVNEMIRWRVRDILEKAIVKEC; this is translated from the coding sequence ATGGAGGTACGCAATAATAATAAAATAAACCTATGTTTCACTTTTGATAATTTAAGAAAAGAACTTTCTAGACCATATGGTATTCTTTTTACAAATAATGATGTCTTTTTAAATTTTGTATCTAAATCAATAAAACAAGGTTCCCGGGTTATAACTGTAGGAGATTATGTAAGCAGAGTATTAGAAGAAAATGGTATAATCCCTTTCTTAGAAGTTATAGATGGAAAAACCAAGAGATATATATCACAACATAGGGCTATTGTAAAGAATAAGGAATATAAGGTGATAAATGAGGCAGGGAAAATTCGATTTGAGATATTCGAAATTATGGAGAATATCCTAAGAGATAGTGAAGGTGGAGTAGTTTTTGTTAATGGAGAAGAGGATTTACTTGTCATTCCGATTATATTGAGTGCAATGCACGGTGATATAGTAATTTATGGACAACCTAATGCTGGAGCTGTCGTAATTACAGTGAACGAGATGATAAGGTGGAGAGTAAGAGACATATTAGAAAAAGCCATAGTTAAAGAATGCTAA